Proteins encoded within one genomic window of Chitinophaga parva:
- the lpxB gene encoding lipid-A-disaccharide synthase: MKYYLIAGEASGDLHGSNLIKQIKLQDPEADIRCWGGDLMQQAGGTLVKHYRDLAFMGFVEVVMNLRTILRNMDFCKQDIAAFRPDVLVLIDYPGFNMRIAKWGKAEGYETIFYISPQVWAWKENRVKQIRETVDKMLCILPFEQAFYEKWNYPVEYVGHPLIEVIKEAKAQPVVAPLSNKPIVALLPGSRKQEVSVKLPLMLTQAKHFPDHQFIIAQAPSLEDSFLLSLIGDQPNVSMVKGQTYTLLKQAAAALVTSGTATLETALFGVPEVVCYKGSPISYFFAKRLIKVKYISLVNLVMDKLVVTELIQDELTEANLLRELTLLLKDVPTRQRLQADYAELWHKLGEKPASRRAAEIIVEEASHKRISPEGSLTPGKP; encoded by the coding sequence ATGAAATATTACCTGATAGCCGGGGAAGCATCTGGCGATTTGCATGGCAGCAACCTGATCAAACAGATCAAATTGCAGGACCCGGAGGCGGACATCCGCTGCTGGGGTGGTGATCTTATGCAGCAAGCCGGCGGTACCCTGGTAAAGCACTACCGGGACCTGGCCTTCATGGGATTTGTGGAAGTAGTGATGAACCTGCGCACTATCCTGCGCAACATGGATTTTTGTAAACAGGATATTGCCGCGTTCAGGCCGGATGTGCTGGTGCTGATCGATTACCCCGGGTTTAATATGCGCATTGCCAAATGGGGCAAGGCGGAAGGATATGAGACCATCTTTTACATATCACCCCAGGTATGGGCGTGGAAGGAAAACCGCGTAAAGCAGATCAGGGAAACGGTGGACAAAATGCTGTGCATCCTGCCGTTTGAACAGGCTTTTTATGAGAAATGGAACTACCCGGTGGAATATGTGGGCCATCCCCTCATTGAAGTGATAAAGGAAGCGAAGGCGCAGCCCGTGGTGGCGCCTCTGAGCAATAAACCCATCGTGGCCCTGCTACCCGGCAGCCGCAAGCAGGAGGTGAGTGTAAAACTGCCCCTGATGCTTACCCAGGCCAAACATTTCCCGGACCACCAGTTTATCATTGCACAGGCTCCCAGCCTGGAAGACAGCTTCCTGCTATCCCTGATAGGCGACCAGCCCAATGTGTCCATGGTGAAAGGCCAGACCTACACCCTGCTGAAACAAGCCGCCGCAGCCCTGGTAACTTCCGGCACCGCTACCCTGGAAACCGCCCTGTTTGGCGTGCCCGAAGTGGTGTGCTACAAAGGCAGCCCCATTTCTTATTTCTTTGCCAAGCGCCTGATCAAGGTGAAATACATTTCCCTGGTAAACCTGGTGATGGATAAACTGGTGGTTACAGAACTGATCCAGGACGAGCTTACAGAAGCCAACCTGCTGCGTGAACTGACCCTGTTGCTAAAGGATGTGCCCACCCGCCAGCGCCTGCAGGCAGACTACGCGGAGCTCTGGCACAAACTGGGCGAGAAGCCCGCCAGCCGCCGCGCCGCGGAGATCATTGTGGAAGAGGCCAGCCATAAACGCATTTCGCCGGAGGGGAGCCTTACACCGGGAAAACCCTAA
- a CDS encoding DUF6728 family protein: MKSLWNQILRYLYIKKKEPGEHNNVNTRVMHGINRLSILMFLVALVVVIWRLFHRH; this comes from the coding sequence ATGAAAAGTCTTTGGAACCAGATCCTGCGGTACCTCTATATAAAAAAGAAGGAACCAGGTGAGCACAACAATGTGAACACACGGGTGATGCATGGCATTAACCGCCTATCCATCCTCATGTTCTTAGTAGCGCTGGTGGTGGTGATATGGAGGCTGTTCCACCGGCATTAG
- a CDS encoding RelA/SpoT family protein — protein sequence MEKVAVQKYQLDEEQEKKEIVRHYRALLRALKPRLKKGDRELVRTAFEMAADAHKEMRRKSGEPYILHPLAVAQICVEEIGLGVRSAICALLHDTVEDTEVTLEDVGREFGNEIAHIVDGLTKISTIVDSANSTVQAENFKKILLTLADDPRVILIKLADRLHNMRTLDSMSREKQLKIASETVFIYAPLAHRLGLYNIKSEMEDLAMKYTEQQTYRDIARKLKETKRERTRYVNEFIKPIKEVLQEEGFHFDIFGRPKSIHSIWNKIKSKNVAFEEVYDLFAIRIILDTPLDKEKADCWKVYSIITDFYHPSPERTRDWLSNPKSNGYEALHVTVMGPQGKWVEVQIRTKRMNDYAEKGLAAHWRYKEGNNPSAVQESKFDQWFSQIREILNNPDSNTLDFLADFKSNLFTEEIYVYTPKGDLRILPVGSTALDFAYSIHSAIGNKCIGAKVNYKLVPLSHKLRSGDQVEIITSNKQKPSEDWLNFVLTAKAKSKIKDALKEEKRIVAMDGKDTLERKLGHMKVSASQYNINELVSFYRQPSPLDLYYQIAVKNIDLKELKEFSILGDKLEPPKPVKPEPTPQQEENLFSRPAQMPKKDAELIIFGESSDKIAYKLANCCRPIPGDDVFGFVTASEGLKIHRTNCPNAAQLLAHYGHRVVKTKWVKNREISFLTGLRIVGMDDVGVIHKITNIISGELKINISGLSIESKEGLFEGRIQVFVHDKEELDELVDRLRKLNGIQTVDRLEDE from the coding sequence ATGGAAAAAGTGGCTGTTCAAAAATACCAACTCGACGAGGAACAAGAGAAGAAAGAGATCGTCCGGCATTACCGGGCGCTGCTCCGTGCGCTGAAGCCCCGCCTCAAAAAGGGTGACCGCGAACTGGTGCGTACCGCCTTTGAAATGGCGGCAGACGCCCACAAGGAGATGCGCCGCAAATCCGGCGAGCCCTATATCCTGCATCCCCTGGCCGTAGCCCAGATCTGCGTGGAAGAAATAGGCCTGGGCGTACGCTCGGCCATCTGTGCCCTCCTGCATGATACCGTGGAAGATACCGAGGTCACCCTGGAAGACGTAGGCCGTGAATTCGGGAACGAGATCGCCCACATCGTGGACGGCCTCACCAAGATCAGTACCATCGTGGATTCTGCCAACAGTACGGTGCAGGCGGAGAACTTCAAAAAGATCCTGCTTACCCTGGCGGACGATCCCCGTGTGATCCTCATAAAGCTGGCAGACCGCCTGCATAATATGCGTACCCTGGACAGCATGAGCCGGGAAAAGCAGCTGAAGATCGCTTCAGAGACCGTCTTCATCTACGCTCCCCTGGCGCACCGCCTGGGCCTGTACAACATCAAGTCGGAGATGGAAGACCTGGCCATGAAGTACACGGAGCAGCAAACCTACCGGGACATTGCCCGCAAGCTGAAGGAAACCAAGCGGGAACGCACCCGCTATGTGAACGAGTTTATAAAACCTATCAAGGAAGTGCTCCAGGAAGAGGGCTTCCATTTCGATATCTTTGGCCGCCCCAAGTCTATCCACTCTATCTGGAACAAGATCAAGAGCAAGAACGTGGCCTTTGAAGAAGTGTACGACCTCTTTGCCATCCGCATCATCCTGGACACACCCCTGGACAAGGAAAAGGCGGACTGCTGGAAAGTGTATTCCATCATCACTGATTTCTACCACCCCAGCCCGGAGCGCACGCGCGACTGGCTGAGCAACCCCAAGTCCAATGGGTACGAGGCCCTGCACGTAACCGTGATGGGCCCCCAGGGTAAATGGGTGGAAGTGCAGATCCGCACCAAGCGTATGAACGACTATGCGGAGAAAGGCCTGGCCGCCCACTGGCGCTACAAGGAAGGTAACAACCCCAGCGCGGTGCAGGAGTCAAAATTTGACCAGTGGTTCAGCCAGATCCGCGAGATCCTGAACAACCCGGACTCCAACACGCTGGACTTCCTGGCCGATTTCAAAAGCAATCTCTTTACCGAAGAAATATATGTGTACACGCCCAAGGGCGACCTCCGCATCCTGCCGGTAGGCTCCACGGCGCTGGATTTTGCTTACTCCATCCACTCCGCCATCGGCAACAAGTGTATAGGAGCCAAGGTAAATTACAAACTGGTGCCCCTGAGCCACAAGCTGCGCAGCGGTGACCAGGTGGAGATCATTACGAGCAACAAGCAGAAGCCTTCGGAAGACTGGCTGAACTTTGTGCTCACGGCCAAGGCCAAGTCCAAGATCAAGGATGCGCTCAAGGAAGAAAAGCGCATCGTGGCCATGGACGGGAAGGACACCCTGGAGCGGAAGCTGGGCCACATGAAAGTGAGCGCCAGCCAGTACAACATCAATGAGCTGGTATCTTTCTACCGCCAGCCTTCCCCGCTGGACCTGTACTACCAGATAGCGGTGAAGAACATTGACCTGAAGGAGCTCAAGGAATTTTCCATCCTGGGCGACAAGCTGGAACCACCCAAGCCGGTGAAGCCGGAGCCCACGCCCCAGCAGGAGGAGAACCTGTTTTCCCGCCCGGCCCAGATGCCCAAGAAAGATGCGGAGCTGATCATTTTCGGGGAAAGTTCCGACAAGATCGCCTACAAACTGGCCAACTGCTGCCGCCCCATCCCGGGCGACGACGTGTTTGGCTTTGTGACCGCCAGCGAAGGGTTGAAGATCCACCGCACCAATTGCCCCAATGCTGCCCAGCTGCTGGCCCACTACGGCCACCGCGTGGTAAAGACCAAGTGGGTGAAGAACCGGGAAATATCCTTCCTGACCGGCCTGCGTATTGTAGGTATGGACGACGTAGGCGTGATCCACAAGATCACCAATATTATCTCCGGTGAGCTGAAGATCAATATCAGCGGGCTTTCCATCGAATCCAAGGAGGGGCTTTTTGAAGGCCGCATCCAGGTGTTTGTACACGATAAGGAGGAGCTGGATGAGCTGGTGGACCGGCTGCGCAAGCTGAATGGCATCCAGACCGTGGACCGCCTGGAGGACGAATAA